The Phyllopteryx taeniolatus isolate TA_2022b chromosome 14, UOR_Ptae_1.2, whole genome shotgun sequence genome has a window encoding:
- the armc6 gene encoding armadillo repeat-containing protein 6: MALRRITQETFDDAVRENIDEFDMDPGEALREAVEQFQSQGVDLSCIVRAVPAVPSDDKQQEQTHEILQALESLCIAQDSADCTKVAVDIKCFAEQCSLGFAQRYLAAQKGAYPIILSYCQKSLGEQEALLAALSALAALTDGQPDLLDADGKHFVLDVLKRYQADSSVTLAAISTVRHCCLKHEQNRQDLVKACVLPLLTNAIKQHGGCAEVVKEASGALRVMTFDDDVRVTFGQAHEHAKMIVLQHNGLKVLIESAKAHKDNTSVLSDLCATLSRLAVRNEFCQDICDLGGLKLIMTLLADSYESAELVRQVLSAIRAVAGNDDVKDAVVKAGGVQLIVIALNRHMTISAVCEQGCVCLSVLALRKPNNCKVIMEEGGALAAVQAMKAHPGVVNVQKQACMLLRNLVSHQPNYSQPILEMGVEALISQALQTHQDCGDAAKAALRDLGCQVELRELWTGKRGGITN, from the exons ATGGCTCTCAGGAGGATTACTCAAGAAACATTTGATGATGCAGTGAGGGAAAACATCGATGAGTTTGACATGGATCCTGGCGAGGCTTTAAGGGAAGCTGTGGAGCAGTTTCAGTCTCAAG GTGTGGACCTCAGTTGTATTGTAAGAGCTGTACCTGCTGTGCCATCTGATGACAAACAACAGGAGCAAACGCATGAGATCTTACAG GCCCTGGAGTCCCTCTGTATTGCACAAGACTCTGCTGACTGTACAAAAGTTGCGGTTGATATAAAATGTTTCGCTGAGCAGTGTTCACTTGGATTTGCTCAAAGGTACCTGGCGGCCCAGAAAGGCGCATATCCAATCATCCTCTCCTACTGCCAAAAGAGCTTGGGAGAGCAGGAAGCCTTGTTGGCCGCTCTGTCTGCTTTGGCTGCACTGACCGATGGACAGCCAGACTTGTTAGATGCAGACGGCAAGCACTTTGTCTTGGATGTCCTCAAAAGGTACCAGGCCGATTCTTCTGTTACACTAGCTGCCATCTCCACTGTGCGTCACTGTTGTTTGAAACATGAACAGAACAGACAGGATTTGGTCAAAGCGTGCGTCCTGCCTCTACTGACTAACGCCATTAAACAGCACGGCGGATGTGCCGAGGTGGTCAAGGAAGCCTCTGGAGCTCTCAGGGTTATGACTTTTGATGACGATGTCCGGGTTACGTTCGGGCAAGCTCATGAGCACGCAAAGATGATTGTTCTTCAGCACAATGGCCTGAAGGTCTTGATTGAGTCTGCAAAAG CTCACAAAGACAATACCTCTGTTTTGAGTGATCTGTGCGCGACCTTGTCCCGTTTGGCCGTAAGAAACGAGTTCTGCCAAGACATTTGTGACCTGGGTGGATTGAAGCTCATCATGACATTGCTTGCAGACAGCTATGAGTCAGCG GAGTTGGTGCGGCAGGTCCTAAGTGCAATACGAGCCGTTGCTGGAAATGATGACGTGAAAGATGCTGTTGTTAAAGCGGGTGGAGTGCAGCTCATTGTCATCGCCTTGAACAGACACATGACAATATCTGCT GTGTGTGAGCAGGGCTGTGTATGCCTTTCTGTCCTTGCTTTACGAAAACCTAACAACTGCAAGGTCATCATGGAGGAAGGAGGAGCTTTAGCAGCTGTGCAGGCTATGAAGGCTCATCCTGGTGTTGTTAATGTGCAG AAACAGGCATGCATGCTGCTGAGAAACCTGGTGTCACATCAGCCCAACTACAGCCAACCAATTCTGGAGATGGGAGTGGAGGCCCTCATATCGCAAGCGCTACAGACCCATCAAGACTGCGGCGATGCTGCCAAAGCGGCCCTGAGGGATCTGGGCTGCCAGGTAGAGCTACGAGAGCTGTGGACCGGCAAACGTGGTGGCATCACCAACTGA